From the Leptospira biflexa serovar Patoc strain 'Patoc 1 (Paris)' genome, one window contains:
- a CDS encoding histidine kinase dimerization/phosphoacceptor domain -containing protein produces the protein MKVRNRNLDPERIADFESFRSGILELIVKNKPLSEILNEIVFGIETLNPTMVCTIVLIEDSKIKIGAAPSLPKDYNDTIEGVTIGPEVGSCGTAAYTGKRVIVEDINKSHLWKNYKEIALKVGLLACWSEPIRSHGDTVVGTFAIYHHQIASPSEFDIFIISETADLVSIAIDKSTTSSKLTESEKRFRDFFEKNSSMILIIEPITGDIYDANEAAVLFYGFPHEQIIKMNIDSINVMNQDDLKKERLLAIAENKSFFTFTHKLADGQTKQVEVYSTPIESNNRPLLFSIIHDVTERKIAEEKVNALLSEKEMILREVHHRIKNNMTILNNLLQLQASANESEEVRNSLKEATSRIKTMSLLYDKLYSGKINQELSLYEYLVPLTNEILSLFPYPVQLQMKVENIMMASEQLQAIGIITNELLTNSLKYARNTAHELEIRVNAWLNDSIFYLIICDNGNGFHLNDSNEETNGFGLNLVKMLTKQFKGNLSFNGEKGAEYQFKFPLTLSNHNSNRL, from the coding sequence CGTAATCTAGATCCAGAACGCATAGCAGACTTCGAAAGTTTCCGAAGTGGGATCCTCGAACTCATTGTCAAAAATAAACCCTTATCAGAAATTTTAAACGAAATCGTATTCGGAATTGAAACACTGAATCCTACGATGGTCTGCACCATTGTTCTCATAGAGGATTCCAAAATCAAAATTGGAGCGGCCCCATCCCTACCTAAAGATTACAACGATACCATCGAAGGAGTCACCATCGGACCTGAAGTTGGTTCTTGTGGAACGGCAGCATACACAGGAAAACGAGTCATCGTCGAGGACATCAACAAAAGCCATTTATGGAAAAACTACAAGGAGATCGCTCTCAAAGTAGGACTTCTTGCTTGTTGGTCGGAACCAATTCGCTCTCATGGAGATACCGTTGTTGGTACTTTTGCGATCTACCATCATCAAATTGCAAGCCCAAGTGAATTTGATATCTTTATCATTTCTGAAACTGCGGACCTTGTGAGCATTGCCATCGATAAATCCACGACTTCCTCCAAACTCACAGAAAGTGAAAAACGTTTCAGGGATTTTTTTGAAAAAAACTCTTCGATGATCCTCATCATCGAACCAATCACAGGCGACATTTATGATGCCAATGAAGCAGCAGTTTTATTTTATGGTTTCCCACATGAACAAATCATCAAAATGAACATTGATTCGATCAATGTAATGAATCAAGATGATTTAAAAAAAGAAAGATTATTGGCAATTGCGGAAAACAAAAGTTTTTTTACCTTCACACACAAATTAGCAGATGGGCAAACCAAACAGGTGGAAGTGTATTCGACACCGATTGAATCCAACAACCGCCCTCTGCTTTTTTCGATCATTCATGATGTAACAGAACGAAAAATCGCAGAAGAAAAGGTAAATGCACTACTTTCCGAAAAGGAAATGATCCTAAGAGAAGTACATCATCGTATCAAAAACAATATGACGATTCTCAATAATCTTTTACAATTACAAGCAAGTGCAAACGAAAGTGAAGAAGTACGAAATTCTCTAAAAGAAGCAACCAGTCGAATCAAAACAATGTCTCTACTCTACGACAAATTGTATTCAGGAAAAATAAACCAGGAACTAAGCCTGTATGAGTATCTAGTACCTTTAACCAATGAAATCCTTTCCTTATTTCCATATCCTGTGCAGTTACAAATGAAAGTAGAAAACATCATGATGGCTTCGGAGCAACTTCAAGCGATTGGAATCATCACAAACGAACTTTTGACCAATAGTTTGAAGTATGCAAGAAACACTGCACACGAATTGGAAATTCGTGTAAATGCTTGGTTAAACGATTCCATTTTTTATCTCATCATCTGTGACAATGGAAATGGTTTTCATCTCAACGATTCAAATGAAGAAACCAATGGATTTGGTTTGAATTTGGTAAAAATGTTAACCAAACAATTTAAAGGTAATCTATCTTTTAATGGAGAGAAAGGTGCCGAGTACCAATTCAAATTTCCACTAACTTTATCCAATCACAATTCAAACAGACTTTAG